CCGGATCGCCCCCGCCGCGCCTCGATCGCGGCCCAGAGATCCCGCGAGCTCGGCCGCGCCGCCTCACCCACGTCGAGCGGGCTCTGTCGCCGGAGACATTGCACGAAGCGCAGATAAGCGTGCGCGAGGCTCTTCGGATCCGCCGTCGACTCGAACTCCGCCGCGATCGCCGCGCCCCGCGCGGCCCGCTCGTTCCAGGGGATCGTCGCGAGCCCCAGGTAGGGCCCGAGATCCCGGCCCATCACGTGCGTCGTCTCGTAGATCAGCCCCTCGAGCTGCTCCTTCGCCTCCTCCACGAACGCGCGCCCGCTCGCCCCCTCCTCCACCCGCACGAGCAGCGGGAAAATCGCGAGCGGCCGGCCCGCATCCACGATCCCCCGCCGCGCATGCGCGAACCTCCCAAGCTCGATCGCCTCCTCCAGCGACGCGTCATCCACGAGCAACACGAGCTTGTCCACGAGGTGAGCAGCGAGCAGCGCCGTCGCCTCCGTCCGGCCCGACGGCACGTTCACCAGCACCTCGTCGTACCGGGCCCGGAGCGCCTGCCCGAGCGGCGCGAGCAACCACGGGCACTCCTCGATCACCCGCCCCCGCGCCACCGCCGATCGCACCCCTTCCGCCGGCCAGTAATGCACCTCCGCCGGCGCTCCCCCGAGCTTCAGCGGCACCACCCGGATCCCCGCGCCCTCGAGCAACTGCGTCACGCCCGCGCGCACAGCCGCCTCGGGCGGCGTCTCCCGCGCCCGCCCGAGCGTCAGCGGCGAGACGGCGGCCCGCACCGCCTCAAAAAAACCAACAACCCCCGCACCCCTGCGGCCCTCACCCCGCCCCTGAAAATATCGCTCCAGCGCAGGCTCGTCGACGGCCAGGTCCACGACGAGCACACGCTTGCCTTTTTGCGCCAGGAGCGCGCCGACATTGGCCACGGCCATCGCGCGCCCGACACCTCCGCGCGCCGAAGCGAGCCCGACGATGATCCCCTGCCGCTCGCTCACGCCGCCCTCGTCTCGGAAAGAGGCGCGACTCTACCGGACGGCGGACACGCCTGGCAATAGACGCCCGTCGCGGCTGTAGCTCGACGAACAGGCGGATTGGTGCTTTTCTGCGCGCCGCCGAGGACGAGGAGACTGCTCGTGGACCCGAAAGAGAGCCGCGCGACACCGGAAGGCGCCATCGTCGTGAACGACCGTGTTCACGTCCCTGCGCAGGCCCTCACCGTGACGACGGCGCGCGCCTCCGGCCCGGGCGGTCAGAACGTGAACAAGGTGGAGTCCAAGGTGGATGTCCGCGTGGATCTCGGCGCGATCGTCGGCCTCGACGAGGGCGCGCGGGCGCGGCTCGTCGCGGCGGCGCGGACGCGGCTCGACGCCGAGGGAAAACTCCGGGTCACGAGCCAAAGGACGCGGGATCAGGCGAAGAACCTCTCGGACGCGCGCGCCAAGATCCGCGAGCTCGTCGCGGCGGCGCTCATCGCGCCGAGGCCACGCAAGCCCACGCGCCCGAGCCGCGGCTCCGTCGAGCGTCGCCTCGACGAGAAGAAACGCGCCGGTGAGCGGAAGCGGTCTCGGGCGGGGCGGGGCGAGGAGTAGGCGATCACGGATTCTGCGGCGCCTCCCCCTCCTCGTGCCCCCCGTCGATCGGCACCGACAGGTGCTCGTGCACGATGAGCCATTGCCCCTCGCGCCATGCCCATACCACGGTCCAGCGTGCGTTGAACGACTCTGTCATGCCGTCCTGGAAGGTGATTTCCATCTGGACGATGCTCGCGCCGATGGCTTTGTCGCCGAGGACGTCGATTTTTGCGTCTTCCTTTACCTTGCCTTTGAAGCTCGTGAACTGCGCGAGCATCTCCTTCACACCTGTCGAATAGGCGTCCCAGCCTCGGAACTGGAGGGGCGCGAAATCGAAGAAGACGAGGTCTGGCTCCTTCGCGTAAAATGGGGCGGCTTGCTCTGGATCGAGGGTGCTCCAGGCGTCCCAGGTGCGCTGCATGAGCTCCTTGTCGGGCAGGATTGACGGGGCGCTCGGCTCGACCTCCGTGGTCGTCGGGGCTTTTTTGCAGCCGATCGGCGCCGCGAGTAGCCCGGATATCGAGAGTGCGGCCACGAGGGAGAGTCCGGCGAGGAGAGAAGAGCGAACCTTTTTCATGCGCGTCGCCTCCTGAATCGCCGCGAGCCGATGCACGGGGCGGGCCGCCGGGCGCGGCGGAGCGGCTCGAAACCCGGGAGAACGCCGAAACTCCGGCGGGTGGATACGCGGCCCTTTCCCTTTGGTCCCGCGCTCGTGCAACATGGCGCACGGGAGCGAGGGACATGCAGCGCGTGGTCGAAGCCTTTTGGGAGCGCCTCGAGGACAACGTGACCGAGTCGTGCACGCGCGTGCAGGCGGCCGACATCCCCTTTTATCGGGGCCTGCCCGCGGACGTGCGTCGGGGCGCCTTCAAGCGCGCGTTCGAGGCGATGGGGGACGACCTCGCGGCGGGCACCACGGAGGCGTTCCCGGCGCTGCTCCGGGCCCTCGGCGCGCAGCGCTCGGACCAGGGTGTCACCATCATGGACATCCTCCGGGGCATGTTGCTCGGCTTCGAGATCGTGACCGACGACTTCGCGCGGGTCTTCGCTGACGACCTCGAGGCGCGCTTGTATTGGGAGCGGGTCCGGGCGCGGGTGAGTTACCTCGGCGCGGCTGCGCTCGCCGACGCGTATATGACCGCGCGCGAGAGGCTCGTGCGGGCGCAGGCCGAGGAGATCCTCGCGCTCTCGGCGCGGGTCCTGCCGCTTTATCCGGGCATCCTCGTGCTCCCGCTCGTGGGCGCGCTCGACGCCACGCGCGCGGGGCACCTCGTGCCGCTCTTGCTCCGGGCCGTCGTGGAGAACCAGGCGCGCGTCGTGCTTATCGACGTGACGGGTTTGCCCGCGGTCGTCGCGGAGACGGCCGAGCATTTGACGGGCGCGGCGCGGGGCGTCGTTTTGCTCGGGGCGACGGCGATCCTCGTCGGCGTACAGCCACACATGGCGCGCACGATGGTCGAGGCCGGGGTCGATCTCGGCGGGATCACGACACGCGGCGACCTGGCGAGTGGGCTCCGGGACGCGCTCGACCGGCTCGGGATGACGATCGCGCCGAAGCGCTGATCAGCGCCCGAAACCACCGCCGCGAGGTCCTCTGCCCGGCGCGAGCTGCCTCGAACCGCTTCGAACAGGTCCCCGGACCCCGCCCGGGTGGATGAAACCACCTCTGCGGGGTCCCGGGAGGCGCCTGAAACCTGTTTAGCTCACAATTTGCCGGGTTCCGGGAGGAGTCTGGGGTGGTTCGAAGGGGTTTTGGGGGGTCCTTCGACCTTTCGGAGGTGGTTTTGATCAGCCGGGGGTGGTGATTTCGGGCGTCGCGGGGGGTTGCGGGCTGCTGCCGCGCCGGGCGGCGGCTTCGCGGTATGCGTCGAGGGGGCGGAGGGCGGATCGAGCGGCGCTGATGCTGGAGGGGTCGTCCTCGTCGACGGAGGCGCAGACCTTGGTGGCGTAATCGACGATGGCGCGGCCCATGGCGCGGACGTGGTCGTTGAGGTTCACGCCCTCGGCCTGCTCGCGGAGGAGGATGCCCTGGACCATGCCGCCATATTGCTCATGCTGGGCGCGGATGTTGTCGAGATAGATTTTCCCGGCGATCCGATCGATGTCCTTTTCGAGCCCCTCCTCGTCGATGCGCTTGAGGATGGTATCGGCGGTGGACCATTGCACCGGATAGGTCTCCTTGAGGAAGGAGAGGCCCTCGGGGCCAAAAAGAATGGTGACGAGCTCGGCGGCGCGTTTGGCGTCGGGATACGTGGCGCCTGGCAGCTCGGCGGCGCCGAGGAGGCGCAGGCGAAGCGCGCTCCAGGAGGAATCCCCCGCCTGATCGACGAGTCGCGCGGTGTCGTCGGAGACCTTGCCGAGGGCCTTCTGCCGGAGCGCGAGCGCCGATTGTGCCTTGTCGGCGGCGACGTTGACCTTTGCGGCGGCCTTCTGGATGGCCGGCGAGAAGCTCTGGACGCAGGCCGCGAAGAGGGCGCGGGAGAGGGTAATGCCGGCCTCGGCGCTCATGACGGGGGCGCGGACGTAGAGGGTGGGATCGGGAGGGGCGTGAGACATGGTGGGGGAGGGTACGGGAAGCGGGGGCGGGAGGGGAAGGGGGGTTGTGGGGGGGCGGGTCAGGAACGCAGGCGAGCGGCGCCGCCCCTCCTTGCCGCTTCGCTCAGCGCATGGCGTGATGCTCGAAGACGTTCGAGATGTCGTCCGGGTCCGGCGCGATGTTCTTCACGTCCCCCGTGGTGATGTCGATCGTGACATAACCGAGGTTGGTGAATACGTAGTACTCGTTCTTCCCCGGGTCGATGCCTCCGCGAGCGTTGTGCGACGTGACGGTCGGGATGGCCTTGATCGGGGTATAGGCGCCCGTCTGCATGTCCAGCGTCCCGAACGCGAATTCGAGGGTGTCGGGGTTGCGGAGGAGGCCATATATCGTGCCTGTGATCGGGTGGAGCTCGTGGGCCGACACGTCGTCCACGTCCGGCGCGACGTGGGTGATGAGGCCCGTGCTCACGTCGATCGTCAGCCAGCCGAGGTTCGTCCTCAAATAGAAGCTCTTGCCGGTCGGATCGATCCCGGGCGCGTCCGAGAGGAGCTGCACGCCGGGGAGCGTGTTGATGCTGGAAAAGACCCCGGTCGCAGGATCGAGGGTGCCGAAATGCTCCTCGGAGGCCGCGGCGTCCCACCGCACGCCATAAAGGACCCCTGTGATGGGGTGGGCACGCACCGTGTAGCTCTCCCACGCGGGGGAGACATCAACGACGCCGCCGGTTTTCACGTCAATCGCGAGCTGGCCGACGTTCGTCTGGACGTAGAATCGACCGTTCACGGAGTCGAGCACCATCGGGTCACCGACGGACAGGACACCGGGGAGGATGCTCATCGGCTGAAGTTTGCCCGTGGAGGGCATGAAGACGCCGAAGCGCTCCTCCATCTGGACCTGGTCGTAATGCACGCTGTACAGCGTCGTCGTCAGCGACCCGCCCCCCGAGCCGCCCGAGCCGCCGCCGCCGCCTTGACCGCCGCCGCCGCCTTGACCGCCGCCGCCGCCTTGACCGCCAATGCCGCCCTGACCGCCGCCGCCGCCTTGACCGCCAATGCCGCCCTGCCCGCCAATGCCGCCCTGACCGCCAATGCCGCCCTGACCGCCAACGCCGCCTTGACCGCCGCCGCCGCCTTGACCGCCGCCGCCGCCTTGACCGCCGCCAATGCCGCCCTGCCCGCCGGTCGCGTCCCCACCACCGGTGGCCATGCCGCCGACGCCCCCGGCGCCGCCCATTCCCATGCCGCCCGCGCCGCCTTGACCGCCGCCGCCGCTCGATGCCGTCCCCCCACCGCTGGACGTGCCGGCCGTCCCAGCTCCTTGACCGCCATTGCCGCCGCCGCCGTCGCACCCCACGAGCGCCAGCAGCACACCAAGTATCAAATGACCGCGCATTGAAGCTTTCATCGGGGCGCCACGCTAGAGAGGGTCCAGCGCGCCTGTCAACCAAACAAGGCAGGCCCACCGAGGAGGAGCACGAGATCGACTCCGGGAGCCGGCTGCCGTCGGATGGCCCCGCCGCGCGCGTCGACGAGGGATCAGCACCACGCGTACAACCTCGCGAAACCATTCGTTTCGTTTTTGCTGCGTCCCCACCCCCACCTCTGATACCCTCGCGGCCGAGGGCCCATGACCCAGCTTGCCGCACGTGTTGGTGATGCGCATACCTGCCCGGCTCATGTCGGGGGGCCGGTGCTCCCGCCGGGGTGTCCCACGGTCGTCATCGGAGGGCGGTCCGCGGCGCGGATCGATGACCTCTGCCAGTGCGAGGGGCCAACCGACATGATCAAGACGGGCGCGCCCACCGTGCTCATCGGGGGCAAACCCGCGGCGCGCTTCGGGGACCTGACGCGGCACGCGGGCGTCATCGCCCAGGGCTGCCCCACGGTCCTCATCGGGCCCCTCGCGCCCGGCGACGCCGTCGCCGCGCTCTTCACCGACGAATACCTGTCCACGCTCGTCGGCATGGAATGGCAAGGGGCGGACTCCGAGCAATTGCGCGAGGCGATGAATACGCTCTGGGAGCATCGCCACGACCCGAACCACCCCGACGTCCAGGCGGCGCTCCAGCAGATCGCCGACGCCCGCGGCAAGCCACTCGAGGAGATCCAGCAGGACTGGCAGCGGTATCAGGCCGCGCTCGCCGAGCAGGAGCGGATCGCCGCCGAGAAGGGGATGGAGCCGCCGCCCGGGATCAATGGCTGGCTGCACGGCGATCACATGGGGAGCACGTCCCAGCTCCGGTATGGCCAGGTCGCCGGGGACGCGCTGGGCATGGATCCCGTGTTCGGCGCGCTCCTCAATCCGACGGGCGGGCTCGTCGGTCCGGGCAATGCCGCGGTCGACGGCAACGACTCGGCGATCGGATACCACGGCGCCGTGCACGACGCCGGCGGGTACCTCTACAATTACCACGACCAGGGCCCCGGATACGATTACCTCGGGCTGGAGGGTCGCGACACGTCGGACCCGCTCTCCGGGCAACGCTCGGGTATCTCGTACTGGCGCGACAAGCTGCCGGATCGCGGCGGCGGGACGAGGTTCACCGACGCGGCGGGCGACGTGGTCATGGACGGCGTCGTCGGCGGGATCGACGGGGTGTCGAACGCCTGGGACGCCACGACCGAGGCGGTCGGGAACGCCTGGAACAGCACCACCGAGGCGGTCGGGAACGCCTGGGACAGCACCACCGAGGCGGTCGGGAATGCCTGGGACAGCACCACCGAGACGGTCGGTAATGCCTACGAGGGCGCCAAGGATTGGGTCTCGGACGGCTGGAACAGCCTGTGGGATTAGGGCGAACGATGAAATCTTTCAAGCTCGAGATCGAGGAGCTCGCGGCCCTCGTCGGCTTCTTGAACGCGAAGAAGCTCGTGGGCCTCGACCCGTCGCTGTTCCGCGTCTTCTCGGAGGAGAACGTCCCGCGCCTCCGGGAGAAGCTGCACCAGCACGGCTGGCTCACGCCGGCCGAGCGGCCGGGGACCTGGCATTTCGACGAGGACCTGATGCAGGCGCTCGCCGTCGCCGTCGCGCCCCAGCTCGCCGTGCTCGCGCGCTCCGAGGCGCAGTCGAAATCGATCGTGTTTTACCTGGCCGACGAGGAGATCACCGAGATCGTGATCGGGGAGGCGCACGCCGTCGTGGCGCGTATCGGACATTTTGATGAGATGGTCGCCCAGGTGATGCTGTTCCTGAAGGACGCGTGGCCCGGAGAGATCGCGATCGCCCGCGTGAAGGGTGATTCCTTCGACGCGGGGCGGCGCGCGCTCGTGGGCGCGGGCGGGACGTTGACGACGAAGACGCCGGGGCTCCTGCCCGGAGATACGTGGAGCGCCGAGAACATCGCGGCGTTCCTCCGAAACGCGAAGGCCGAGCTTCGCCCCACGAAATAACAGGCCCGATGGCGTCCGCCGCTCCTGCCGATCCTTTCGCCTGGGTGGGCCAGACCATCGACGGCAAATTCCACGTCGAGGCGGTCGTCGGCGAGGGGGGGTTTGGCGTCGTCTACCGCGCATTGCACCTCGGGCTCGGCGAGCCGGTCGCGGTGAAATGCCTCAAGATCCCCCCGTCCCTCGAACCCGAGGAGCGAGAGCGTTTCCACCAGAGCTTCCTCGAAGAGGGGCGCCTGCTCCGCAAGCTGTCGCGCGCGACGCCCGCCGTCGTCCAGGCCCTCGACGTCGGCGCCGCCGTGGCCCCGAGCGGCGTGTGGGCGCCTTACCTCGTGCTCGAATGGCTACGCGGCGAGACGCTCGAGGCGTTCCTCGCGCGAAGGACGCAGGAAAAAAGGGGCGGCATGCCCCTCGCCGAGGCATTCGTGCTGCTCGAGCCCGCCGCGCTCGCGCTCGCCGCGGCGCACGACGAGGGAATCGCGCACCGGGACATCAAGCCGGCGAACCTGTTCCTGAGCGACACGTCGCCCCTCGTGGGGGGCGCCTCCGCCCACACGCCCGCGATGAAGGTGCTCGATTTCGGGATCGCCAAGGTGATCGCCGACAATGCGTCGATCACCCGCGCCATGGAGGAGACGGGGAACACGCCGTCCATGTTCACGCCGTTTTATGGCGCGCCCGAGCAGTTCAATCGCCGGTTCGGCGCGACCGGGCCCTGGACCGACGTGTATGCGCTCGCGCTCGTGCTGGTCGAGCTCTGCTCGGGCAAGAGCGCGCTCGTCGGGGACGACGTGACGCAGCTCTACATCGCCACGACCGATCCATCCATCCGGCCCACGCCACGCGCCCACGGCGTGCGCACGAGCGACGCCGTGGAGCGTGTCTTCCAGAAGGCGCTCGCGATCGAGCCGCGCGGCCGTTACACGTCGGCGCGCCTGTTCTGGGAGGCGCTGCGCGAGGCATTGCCCGCGCCCATCGAGCCCGACGCGCCCGGCGAGAGCGTCGCCGAGGGGAACGGCCGAGAGATACGGGATCCGCAGACGACGTCACCGCAAATTGCGGAAGGTCGCGCGAGCAAACCGGCCTCGTCGCGGCGCACGCTTTTTGCTGCGACCTTTGCCTTCACGTTCGTCGGGCTCGCCGTCGCGGCGTCGGTCGTCATCAAGCAACGAGCCGCGATCGAGCCCGTCCCGGCGGTGCTGCGCATGGGCCCCGAATTGGGGCACGTCGAGCTGCCGAGCGCGCCGCCGGAGATGGTGCTCGTGCCCGCGGGCAGCTTCACGATGGGGCACGCGAAGGAAGGGAAGACCGAGAAGCCACCACACACGGTGACGATCTCGAAGGCGTTTTACCTCGACCGCGCCGAGGTCACGGCGGAAGAGTACAAGCGCTGCGTGGCCGCCGGGAAATGCACGAAGAGCGGGGTGCACGGGCCCGGCGTGAACGGGGCCGAGGCCACGAAATTCGCGTCCTTCTGCGCGGAGCAGGACCCCACGAAGGCGCGCCACCCCATCAATTGCATCGACCACGGGCAGGCGGCGTCGCTCTGCGCGTTCCTCGGCAAACGATTGCCCACCGAGGCCGAATGGGAATACGCCGCGCGGGGCAAGGACGCCCGCCTCTATCCCTGGGGCGAGGAGCCCGCGTCCTGCACGATGGGCAATTTCGCGCGCAAGGCCGGCCAGTGCCAGGGCCGGGCGAGGGGCACGATGCCCGTGGGCTCGTTCCCCGATCACGCGAGCCCCTTCGGCGCGCTCGACATGGCCGGCAATGTCTGGGAGTGGGTCGCGGACACGTTCGATCCGAGCGCCTACACGAAGGCGGAGCGCAAGGACCCGCTCGTCACCACGGGCGCGAAGGGCGTGATCCGGGGCGGCTCCTGGGATTTCGCGCCGAGCGCGGCCAAGGCGACGACCCGCTACGCATTCGACCGCGAGTCGGGCCACGTCAGCACGGGCGTGCGCTGCGCGAAAAACGCGGATTGAGCCGCCCGATGAACGGCCTCACCAACTTCTGGAGTTCTGGACGGCATCGTGGTAGGGCAGCCTGCATGCGATCGAGCATATTAGGGTTCGTCGTCGGCGCCGCGCTCCTCCTCGGAGCGATCCCCGAGGCGTCGGCAGACAGCGGCAAGTCATCGGTTCCGGACATCGTCATCCTGAAAAACGGCGGGATGTTGCGCGGGACCATCGTCGAAAAAGATCCGGAAGGGTCCGTCACCATCCTGCTGCCATCCGGGAAAAGCCGCACGGTGGACATGGGCGAGGTCACGTACGCCGGGGCCGAGTCCGCGAGGCCAAAGGCAGACGAGGACGAGGACGAGGACGAGGCTCCGGCGCGCGGGGGCCGCGACGGCAAGACCAAACCTTTCATCACCGTCAAGGCCGGCGAAGCGGCGCTCAAGCTCGAATCGAACGAGCCGAACGCGACGTACCACGTCCGCACGGGCTCGGCGTACGTCATCGGGACGCGTGGCTCAGCGGTCGGGCAGTCGTTCACGGAGATCTGCACGGCCCCGTGCGAGGCGAGCTTGCCGGTGGGCACGCATTACCTCGCCCTCTCCAAGCAAGGCGGCGTGCCGGTCCTCAGCCCGGATCCGGTGCGCCTCGACGGCCCCTCGCGTGTCGTCGGGTCGTACACGTCGAACGCGGGTACACGAATGGCCGGGCTCGGGGTGCTCGTCGGCGGCATCCTCGTGGGGGGTGCGGTCATGATGGTGCCCATCTTCACGCGTGAGCCCGGCGAGAGCTTCAGCGCCGCGCCGATCGTCATCGGAAGCATTCTGGTGCTCGGCGGGAGCTTGGCCGGAACGCTCCTCATGTTCCGAAGCGACGACGTGAAATTCGAGATCACGCCGCTCCAGGAGGCCCGCGGCGGCCCCGCGGCGCCGCACGCGACGATGGCTGCGCTCCCCACGCGGGGCTTGACGACCGGCGCAGGGCTACGCGTTTCTTTTTAGCAGGCGCGCGTCAGGGCGGAGGCTCCGCGGGGGGCAACCCCACGCGGAGCATGGCCTTGTTCGGCACGGTCTCCACGAGGCCGACCCACAGGCCCGACGCCTGCTGATAACACACCTTCCCGCCCGGCAACTCGCGGCCCAGGCGCACGTCTTTCGTCTCGCTCCCGCGGCGCACCGAGACCAGGGCCATGGCGAGGTTCCGGTCCGCCGCGATGGGCGTGTATTTCACCTGCTTGACCGTGACCTCGACGCCCTCTTCGAAGGCGAGCGTTTTGTTCACC
This DNA window, taken from Polyangium spumosum, encodes the following:
- the arfB gene encoding alternative ribosome rescue aminoacyl-tRNA hydrolase ArfB, with protein sequence MDPKESRATPEGAIVVNDRVHVPAQALTVTTARASGPGGQNVNKVESKVDVRVDLGAIVGLDEGARARLVAAARTRLDAEGKLRVTSQRTRDQAKNLSDARAKIRELVAAALIAPRPRKPTRPSRGSVERRLDEKKRAGERKRSRAGRGEE
- a CDS encoding YybH family protein, which gives rise to MKKVRSSLLAGLSLVAALSISGLLAAPIGCKKAPTTTEVEPSAPSILPDKELMQRTWDAWSTLDPEQAAPFYAKEPDLVFFDFAPLQFRGWDAYSTGVKEMLAQFTSFKGKVKEDAKIDVLGDKAIGASIVQMEITFQDGMTESFNARWTVVWAWREGQWLIVHEHLSVPIDGGHEEGEAPQNP
- a CDS encoding STAS domain-containing protein, translated to MVEAFWERLEDNVTESCTRVQAADIPFYRGLPADVRRGAFKRAFEAMGDDLAAGTTEAFPALLRALGAQRSDQGVTIMDILRGMLLGFEIVTDDFARVFADDLEARLYWERVRARVSYLGAAALADAYMTARERLVRAQAEEILALSARVLPLYPGILVLPLVGALDATRAGHLVPLLLRAVVENQARVVLIDVTGLPAVVAETAEHLTGAARGVVLLGATAILVGVQPHMARTMVEAGVDLGGITTRGDLASGLRDALDRLGMTIAPKR
- a CDS encoding PAAR domain-containing protein; protein product: MTQLAARVGDAHTCPAHVGGPVLPPGCPTVVIGGRSAARIDDLCQCEGPTDMIKTGAPTVLIGGKPAARFGDLTRHAGVIAQGCPTVLIGPLAPGDAVAALFTDEYLSTLVGMEWQGADSEQLREAMNTLWEHRHDPNHPDVQAALQQIADARGKPLEEIQQDWQRYQAALAEQERIAAEKGMEPPPGINGWLHGDHMGSTSQLRYGQVAGDALGMDPVFGALLNPTGGLVGPGNAAVDGNDSAIGYHGAVHDAGGYLYNYHDQGPGYDYLGLEGRDTSDPLSGQRSGISYWRDKLPDRGGGTRFTDAAGDVVMDGVVGGIDGVSNAWDATTEAVGNAWNSTTEAVGNAWDSTTEAVGNAWDSTTETVGNAYEGAKDWVSDGWNSLWD
- a CDS encoding bifunctional serine/threonine-protein kinase/formylglycine-generating enzyme family protein; this encodes MASAAPADPFAWVGQTIDGKFHVEAVVGEGGFGVVYRALHLGLGEPVAVKCLKIPPSLEPEERERFHQSFLEEGRLLRKLSRATPAVVQALDVGAAVAPSGVWAPYLVLEWLRGETLEAFLARRTQEKRGGMPLAEAFVLLEPAALALAAAHDEGIAHRDIKPANLFLSDTSPLVGGASAHTPAMKVLDFGIAKVIADNASITRAMEETGNTPSMFTPFYGAPEQFNRRFGATGPWTDVYALALVLVELCSGKSALVGDDVTQLYIATTDPSIRPTPRAHGVRTSDAVERVFQKALAIEPRGRYTSARLFWEALREALPAPIEPDAPGESVAEGNGREIRDPQTTSPQIAEGRASKPASSRRTLFAATFAFTFVGLAVAASVVIKQRAAIEPVPAVLRMGPELGHVELPSAPPEMVLVPAGSFTMGHAKEGKTEKPPHTVTISKAFYLDRAEVTAEEYKRCVAAGKCTKSGVHGPGVNGAEATKFASFCAEQDPTKARHPINCIDHGQAASLCAFLGKRLPTEAEWEYAARGKDARLYPWGEEPASCTMGNFARKAGQCQGRARGTMPVGSFPDHASPFGALDMAGNVWEWVADTFDPSAYTKAERKDPLVTTGAKGVIRGGSWDFAPSAAKATTRYAFDRESGHVSTGVRCAKNAD